The following proteins are co-located in the Clostridiales bacterium genome:
- a CDS encoding GGDEF domain-containing protein produces the protein MFYKSMWKGRCRTLNLLFNLMLNLYSAIILIVMCAHSCRRHDKYSLQQKLFHLMLLLTLLLLFFDTLSRFDGHAQTYYVYFNSIGNFVVFLMGPLPSVVWMAYANYEIYRDERRVKALARVMSLWLALNGLLTLLSLRYHWLYYIDEGNIYHRGPLFLVPAMLTVGSILIAFVMVSQNRKRIEKKHYFSLVFFPVPPLVSILVQIYVYGTSLILNGLTISLLVVFITIQNQRMDTDYLTGVANRKKLEEYLKAKIAGSTAARTFSAILIDLNNFKLINDTYGHETGDQALETAAGLLKSCIRRNDFIARYGGDEFCIIMDISDEEDLIAATENLSRCLDLHNQVSDKPYKISFSMGYSVYDFKTHLTPEAFQKKIDLLMYENKNKQKSRKIKLEA, from the coding sequence ATGTTTTACAAATCAATGTGGAAGGGGAGGTGCAGGACGTTGAACTTACTGTTTAATCTGATGCTCAATCTTTATTCGGCGATTATTCTCATTGTGATGTGTGCTCATTCTTGCAGACGGCATGACAAATATTCTCTGCAGCAAAAGCTCTTTCATCTGATGCTTTTGCTGACTTTGCTGTTGCTTTTTTTTGATACATTAAGCAGGTTTGATGGCCACGCCCAAACCTACTATGTTTACTTCAATTCCATTGGTAATTTTGTTGTCTTTCTGATGGGGCCGCTGCCATCTGTGGTGTGGATGGCATATGCCAATTACGAAATTTACCGTGATGAAAGGCGTGTAAAGGCACTGGCGAGGGTGATGTCCTTATGGCTTGCACTCAATGGCTTGCTGACGTTGCTTTCTCTTCGGTATCATTGGCTGTACTATATCGATGAGGGAAATATCTATCATCGAGGGCCGCTCTTTCTTGTTCCGGCAATGCTGACAGTCGGTTCTATTTTGATTGCCTTTGTAATGGTGTCCCAAAATAGGAAGCGAATCGAGAAAAAGCACTATTTCTCCCTTGTGTTCTTTCCCGTGCCTCCTCTGGTCTCGATCCTTGTTCAAATTTATGTTTACGGAACCTCACTTATCTTAAATGGTTTGACCATTTCATTGCTGGTCGTATTTATAACGATACAAAATCAAAGAATGGATACTGATTATCTTACAGGCGTTGCCAATCGAAAGAAACTTGAGGAATATCTGAAGGCAAAGATTGCGGGCAGTACCGCGGCACGGACGTTTTCGGCAATTCTCATCGACCTGAATAATTTCAAACTAATCAATGATACTTACGGCCATGAAACAGGAGACCAAGCCCTGGAGACTGCGGCTGGACTTTTAAAGAGCTGCATCAGAAGAAATGATTTTATTGCTCGTTATGGAGGGGATGAATTCTGCATTATTATGGATATCTCAGATGAGGAGGATTTAATAGCAGCAACTGAAAATCTCTCTAGGTGTCTGGACTTACATAATCAAGTATCGGACAAGCCTTATAAAATAAGCTTCAGCATGGGATATTCTGTTTATGACTTCAAGACTCACTTGACTCCGGAAGCATTTCAAAAGAAAATAGATCTGCTGATGTATGAGAATAAAAATAAGCAAAAGTCGCGTAAGATCAAACTCGAAGCTTAG
- a CDS encoding F0F1 ATP synthase subunit epsilon, protein MPKSMLLEVITPSKLFYKGEVELVIARTLNGDEGYMAGHTWAVKLLAAGELWFQEAGSKDFKIAAIAGGFVDVKDNIIIFTDAAEWPEEIDLARAEHEKELAEDWLRHPSNDDSEVARAKIAIAKSLTRMHVKAGGHRRKR, encoded by the coding sequence ATGCCTAAAAGTATGCTGCTGGAGGTAATCACACCTTCCAAACTCTTCTATAAGGGAGAGGTTGAACTCGTTATCGCCAGAACACTGAACGGTGATGAGGGCTATATGGCAGGTCATACCTGGGCAGTTAAACTGCTTGCCGCAGGAGAGCTTTGGTTTCAGGAAGCCGGATCAAAGGACTTCAAAATTGCGGCCATCGCAGGTGGTTTTGTTGATGTGAAGGATAATATTATCATCTTTACTGACGCGGCAGAATGGCCTGAGGAAATTGATCTTGCAAGGGCTGAGCATGAGAAAGAATTGGCAGAAGATTGGCTGAGACATCCCAGCAATGATGATTCAGAAGTCGCAAGAGCCAAGATTGCTATTGCAAAATCTCTAACCCGTATGCATGTCAAGGCCGGAGGGCATAGGCGTAAGCGGTAA